In Cataglyphis hispanica isolate Lineage 1 chromosome 10, ULB_Chis1_1.0, whole genome shotgun sequence, a genomic segment contains:
- the LOC126852567 gene encoding DNA fragmentation factor subunit beta translates to MSIIVECFRRLTDGSACKSELRGYKVTDVNRMRKIGIACRNFQDLKRKACLKLNVTNDPAEVNVFLLDGSLIDEEYFHTLEPQTTLILQRPGEKVLSDADILYDTLRRVNIDFLTAGDKVTQFLTENLKAKVALLNKALNKDDSKTMLSGRDEHPEWFKDLETNCTTKEAYMHRRCQDRIRTYLYKTIEQIRCSDVYMNNRKARQQLLHTIAFFKIQLKEDHYFGYYFDRSRAETENSKDDNDETDSSRCYEHCPCKFGHISDETYLHQRYLHLPQSSNTSTIIVDSKTDETDARRVIESEKNVNDEILESCPYHVKPRGKQVAICDEKGEFKCEGRWNANGCAYSDRHRINPYKSREELALFSTWNLDHKIERSRTLVPRLLQLSQQDMINEQDIYDCYDNLFTVKNLRLVHIVCHDKGSHK, encoded by the exons cTCAGAGGATATAAAGTGACAGATGTAAATCGTATGCGGAAAATTGGTATTGCCTGTAGAAATTTTCAAGATCTTAAGCGAAAAGCGTGTTTGAAACTAAAT GTAACTAACGATCCGGCAGAAGTGAATGTTTTTCTCCTGGATGGATCATTAATCGACGAGGAATATTTTCACACATTGGAACCACAGACTACTTTGATCTTACAGAGACCAGGAGAGAAAGTATTATCTG ACGCGGATATTCTCTACGATACGCTGAGACGCGTGAACATTGATTTCCTCACTGCCGGCGACAAAGTGACGCAATTCCTGACGGAAAATCTTAAGGCAAAGGTTGCCTTATTGAACAAAGCGTTGAACAAAGATGACTCCAAGACGATGCTTAGCGGAAGGGACGAGCATCCGGAGTGGTTTAAAGATTTGGAAACTAATTGCACGACCAAA GAAGCGTATATGCATCGCAGGTGTCAAGACAGAATACGCACTTATTTGTATAAGACGATCGAGCAGATAAGATGCTCGGACGTGTACATGAACAATCGCAAGGCGAGGCAGCAGCTTTTGCATACGATAGCGTTCTTCAAAATTCAGCTCAAGGAAGATCATTATTTTGGATATTATTTCGATAGAAGCAGAGCAGAGACTGAAAACTCTAAGGATGACAATGACGAGACCGATTCTAGCCGATGCTACGAGCATTGTCCTTGCAAGTTTGGCCATATCAGCGACGAAACGTATCTGCATCAACGTTACCTTCATCTTCCTCAATCGTCCAATACGAGCACGATTATCGTCGATTCCAAGACCGATGAGACGGATGCGAGGAGAGTCATTGAATCCGAGAAAAACGTGAACGATGAGATATTAGAAAGTTGTCCCTATCATGTAAAACCCCGAGGAAAACAAGTTGCCATTTGTGACGAGAAAGGCGAGTTTAAATGCGAGGGTCGATGGAACGCGAACGGCTGCGCCTACAGTGATCGACACAGAATCAATCCATATAAATCCAGAGAAGAGCTCGCTCTATTTTCTACATGGAATTTGGATCAcaa aatTGAAAGGTCCAGGACACTTGTTCCAAGGTTGCTACAGCTCTCGCAGCAAGACATGATCAATGAACAGGATATCTACGACTGTTATGACAATCTGTTTACAGTGAAGAATTTAAGGCTAGTTCATATTGTATGCCATGATAAAGGATCGCACAAATAA